A window of Blautia argi genomic DNA:
CGGAAGTATGTCCGGCATGTGCACACCCGAAAGCATATTTTGAGAGAAAAGTAGAGAACTACTAAAAACAGAGCGTTGCCTGTTATGCAGATTTTTAAAGTAGAATAGATATGTAAGGAACACCTTTGCCCTGACAGCAGATGCACATTCCCCGCATGTAAAACCGTTGAAAAAAGCGGACATCTTGCTTTTTTCAGGAATTTGTGGTAAATTCAGAATCTGTAGCAAGTGGGTGGAGGTTGTTTCACGGAACAGCCTCCTTAAAAAATAAAAGGAGGCGGATATGTCTATTATAATTGATGTTTTTCTGGACGCATTTCTGGATACAATAAAATTGATTCCCTTCCTGTTCCTGACATATTTTCTTATGGAATATCTGGAACACAGGACAAAGGCAGCTACACAGCAAATGGTAAGAAAAGCCGGCAGATTCGGCCCGCTCATTGGCGGTATGGCAGGGGCATTTCCGCAATGCGGTTTTTCTGCTGCAGCTTCGGGTTTTTATGCCGGAGGAGTCATTTCTGTGGGAACGCTTCTGGCTATTTTTCTTTCCACCTCAGATGAGATGCTGCCCATTTTTCTTTCAGAATCTGTAGCAGCAGGTACGATTTTTAAAATTTTAGGTTTAAAGGTGGTAATTGGCGCGGTGTCCGGCTTTGCCATTGATTTTCTCTGGAGGCTTGGAAGCAGGAAGCGGGCAGAATACAGAGAGCAGCATCACCAACACCAGGAACATCACGAAAAAGATATCCATGATTTGTGCGAACATGAGCATTGTCACTGTGAAGAGGGAAGTATACTGAAGTCGGCTTTGATACATACAGCGCAGATAACAGTTTTTATTTTTCTGGTATCTGCGGGCATTGGTTTTCTGGTAGAAACAGTAGGACAGGAAACGATTGGAAGCTTTATTGTAAATCAGCCGGTATTGGGAGTATTTCTGGCAGCCCTGATTGGAATGATTCCAAACTGTGCGGCTTCTGTTATTATTACGCAGATGTATTTAGGCGGAATTCTGGGAACAGGACAGATGCTTGCCGGACTTCTGGCAGGTGCAGGCGTTGGTGTACTGGTGCTTTGCAAAACCAATAAAGGCGCAAAAGAAAATTTGGGTATTATAGGAATCCTGTATGGAGTTAGTGTGTTCTGGGGCATTTTGTTTGAAGTTTCGGGCATTGTGGTTTAAAGGGTGTATTTGGTGCAAGATTTGCATATGTAGCGCAAATGTCAGGCGCAGCTTAAAGGCTGTGTCCTGGCATTTTTTACTTTATAGGAAATTTTATTTCCTATAAAGTAAAAATGCTCCGCGAGGATCCTATTGCGGTGGGAGGGAAATATGCCGTTGATACGACCTGCCGCAGATGAAATTCTTTATTCTTGACAATAATAAAGATAAGTGTTATATTTCATATAGAACAAAGTAGAAGTCAAATGGAAGTGTCAGGGAAAGTGAGAAGGTGACAAAATTGAAAACAAAAAGAGATTGCTACGAAATTCTTGGAGTGAGCAGAAATGCTACAGCAAGTGAGATAAAGAAGGCATACAGAAAACTGGCGAAAAAGTATCACCCGGATACCAATGTAGGCAATACACAGGCAGAGGAGCGATTTAAAGAAGCTACAGAGGCTTACGAAATTTTAAGTGATGAGAAGAAACGAAGCATGTATGATCAGTTTGGGTACGGGGCATTTGACAGCAGCGGCCCGGGAAGTCAGAATGCACAGGGATCACAGCAGGGAGGCTATCGGGAGTACCATTTCACAGGAGATGATATGGGAGATATTTTCCGGGATATTTTCGGAAATGGTTTTGGGAGCAGAGGATTTCACGAAAGTGATTTTTATGGAAACCGCAGTTTCAGACGCAGAGGCGTTGATGTGAATGCAGATGTGACGGTTACTTTTGATGAGGCAGCCTTTGGGTGTGAGAAAATCTTTCGTTTTCGGGA
This region includes:
- a CDS encoding putative manganese transporter; this encodes MIIDVFLDAFLDTIKLIPFLFLTYFLMEYLEHRTKAATQQMVRKAGRFGPLIGGMAGAFPQCGFSAAASGFYAGGVISVGTLLAIFLSTSDEMLPIFLSESVAAGTIFKILGLKVVIGAVSGFAIDFLWRLGSRKRAEYREQHHQHQEHHEKDIHDLCEHEHCHCEEGSILKSALIHTAQITVFIFLVSAGIGFLVETVGQETIGSFIVNQPVLGVFLAALIGMIPNCAASVIITQMYLGGILGTGQMLAGLLAGAGVGVLVLCKTNKGAKENLGIIGILYGVSVFWGILFEVSGIVV
- a CDS encoding DnaJ C-terminal domain-containing protein; protein product: MKTKRDCYEILGVSRNATASEIKKAYRKLAKKYHPDTNVGNTQAEERFKEATEAYEILSDEKKRSMYDQFGYGAFDSSGPGSQNAQGSQQGGYREYHFTGDDMGDIFRDIFGNGFGSRGFHESDFYGNRSFRRRGVDVNADVTVTFDEAAFGCEKIFRFRDEASGAPQTLQVRIPAGMESGKSIRLKGKGAPGTGGGEPGDLLLKVHVQEKPGFERRGMDVYTTVKVPFTTAVLGGEIAVPTIYGTVLCKIREGTQSGTKIRLRGKGIVSMKNASVHGDQYAVVEIQVPQNISREAKQKLKEFEQLCRRSSGSGSAA